Proteins encoded by one window of Heliangelus exortis chromosome 5, bHelExo1.hap1, whole genome shotgun sequence:
- the CLEC14A gene encoding LOW QUALITY PROTEIN: C-type lectin domain family 14 member A (The sequence of the model RefSeq protein was modified relative to this genomic sequence to represent the inferred CDS: deleted 2 bases in 1 codon) produces the protein MRRSTPAPDTFPSAGPGEGRGRGVGAGLGRGGQPGQPETKPSACHSSRGSPHPSPPRRAARMPRAGPWCLLVAAACALGRPSPPRAAVRCQDAGVCFSAHLVNSSYAEARSACDRHRGGLAWLSGEPELRLLLGLLAEAAAESAPSLFWVGLKRNASACTDEGQPLRGFSWEGADGGAVPQEVPAELGRWVKEPVRSCLTARCAGLHLAAVPGGGPSWGWKERPCQRQSQGYVCKYQYEGTCPDLNPAGALDLDYRLPFEGRSTGPGFSPPGTVLTVSCPGGEVQLTCQPELGGFAWQGAAGPLCPCSNRSPGSGRCAEAAGCRDAAGGVACACTPGGQDGSPCAATGPAPTAAGGPAEPPAAGTEERRPSLPPPGNTAGPPAATVAAGGEETVAPPPFSSSSHYVFILVTVAVVVLVILVMTVLGVFKLCFNKESEGCGDKEPPETGSKAEAGSPQASGAAGGD, from the exons ATGCGGAGGTCAACTCCGGCTCCCGACACGTTTCCTTCGGCAGGCCCAGGGGAGGGCCGTGGGCGCGGGGTCGGCGCTGGGTTGGGACGGGGCGGGCAGCCGGGACAGCCCGAGACGAAGCCGAGCGCTTGCCACAGCAGCCGGGGCAGCCCGCACCCCTCG CCGCCACGCCGAGCCGCCAGGATGCCGCGGGCCGGGCCCTGGTGCCTACTCGTGGCCGCGGCCTGCGCTCTGGGCCGGCCCTCGCCACCGCGGGCCGCCGTGCGCTGCCAGGACGCCGGCGTCTGCTTCAGCGCCCACCTCGTCAACAGCTCCTACGCCGAGGCCCGCAGCGCCTGCGACCGCCATCGGGGCGGCCTGGCCTGGCTCAGCGGTGAGCCGGAGCTGCgcctgctgctggggctgctggcgGAGGCGGCGGCTGAGTCCGCACCCTCGCTCTTCTGGGTCGGCCTGAAGAGAAACGCTTCCGCCTGCACGGACGAGGGGCAGCCGCTCCGCGGCTTCTCTTGGGAGGGCGCCGACGGCGGGGCGGTCCCGCAGGAGGTGCCCGCGGAGCTGGGACGGTGGGTGAAGGAGCCGGTGCGCTCCTGCCTCACTGCTCGCTGCGCCGGGCTGCACCTGGCGGCGGTCCCTGGCGGCGgccccagctggggctggaaggagcgGCCCTGCCAGCGGCAGAGCCAGGGCTACGTCTGCAAGTACCAGTATGAGGGCACCTGCCCCGACCTCAACCCCGCGGGCGCCCTCGACTTGGACTACCGCCTCCCCTTCGAGGGCCGCAGCACCGGCCCCGGCTTCAGCCCGCCGGGCACCGTGCTCACCGTGTCCTGCCCCGGCGGGGAGGTGCAGCTCACCTGCCAGCCCGAGCTGGGTGGCTTCGCCTGGCAGGGGGCGGCGGggcccctctgcccctgcagcaACCGCAGCCCCGGCAGCGGACGCTGTGCCGAGGCCGCTGGGTGCCGCGATGCCGCCGGCGGCGTCGCCTGTGCCTGCACCCCGGGCGGGCAGGACGGGTCGCCCTGCGCGGCCACCGGGCCGGCCCCCACCGCCGCTGGCGGCCCCGCGGAGCCGCCGGCTGCCGGGACGGAGGAGCGGCGGCCCTCCCTTCCACCGCCCGGCAACACCGCGGGGCCGCCCGCCGCTACCGTGGCTGCCGGCGGGGAGGAGACGGTCGCTCCGccgcccttctcctcctcctcccactaCGTTTTCATATTGGTGACGGTAGCGGTGGTGGTGCTGGTCATTCTGGTCATGACCGTCCTGGGGGTCTTCAAGCTTTGCTTCAACAAGGAATCCGAGGGCTGCGGGGACAAGGAGCCACCGGAGACCGGCAGCAAAGCGGAGGCGGGTTCCCCACAGGCGAGCGGAGCAGCGGGCGGTGATTAG